The following are encoded together in the Lathyrus oleraceus cultivar Zhongwan6 chromosome 3, CAAS_Psat_ZW6_1.0, whole genome shotgun sequence genome:
- the LOC127130964 gene encoding uncharacterized protein LOC127130964 has translation MDPIKYIFKKLALIGRISRWQMLLSEYDIEYRTQKAIKGSIIVDHLAHQSIDDYQSTRFDFPDEDVMYLKVKDCDKSLPEEGTKHGSQWGLVFDGAINAYGNAIDLRIKILDVYGDSTLVVNQIKEEWKTRHPGLIPYKDYARRLSTFFNKIEFYHVPREENQMEDALATLSSMYKVNCWNEAPNITIMRLDRSAYVFAVE, from the exons atggatccaatcaagtatattttcaAAAAGCTTGCTTTAATTGGAAGGATTTCTCGTTGGCAGATGCTACtatctgaatatgatattgagtaccgtACCCAAAAGGCGATTAAAGGTAGTATCATCGtagatcatttggctcaccagtCGATCGATGATTATCAATCAACcaggtttgacttccctgatgaagatgttatgtacttaAAAGTTAAAGATTGTGATAAGTCATTGCCCGAAGAAGGGACAAAGCATGGATCCCAgtggggtttagtgtttgatggagctattaatgcttatggtaat gccattgatttgagaattaaaatcCTTGATGTGTATGGGGATTCGACCCTAgtggttaatcagattaaagAAGAATGGAAGACTCGTCATCCTGGCTTaattccttacaaagattatgcaaggaggttgtcGACTTTCTTCAATAAAATAGAGTTTTATCATGTACCTCGTGAAGAGAATCAGATGGAGGATGCTctggctactttgtcttctatgtataaagtaaatTGTTGGAATGAAGCACCCAATATCACgattatgcgccttgataggTCTGCTTACGTGTTTGCAGTAGAATAA